From Methanobrevibacter sp., a single genomic window includes:
- a CDS encoding MATE family efflux transporter, protein MAQANEFEEETHKNIEVIRGEPKRAIRKLALPMALSMLLIMLYNLADSIWVSGLGADALAAIGFITPLFMIIIGLGNGIGAGANSLIARAIGAKNKQVANNAALHSILISTIIGIVIPIILIPLLPTIITIMGGAPTMKYAMAYSYVIFGLMIVFIFASVMSAILRSEGDVNRATIAIAITAILNIVLDPIFIYSLNMGIAGAAWATILSSIISCIVMFYWMWIKKDTYMDLELSNFKASKYVTKEILKVAIPSTAEQLIISLLVMCINAMLVIVSTTTQVAIYTATMRIVQMAMIPLMGLGTALLTVGGAAYGARNYKKMNTSFTYTIKVGFIISIILGAIMIIFAPQLSLLFSYSAETAYLTDKIAEVMRIMSLFLIFMPFGMAGSCIFQGVGRGTTSLIITVIRSLIGEVILAYTFGIAMGLGYMGIYSGLIVGSFIGSMIGFGWAKLFIRECKKLFGKKAEN, encoded by the coding sequence ATGGCTCAGGCAAATGAATTCGAAGAAGAAACACATAAAAATATTGAAGTTATAAGGGGAGAACCAAAACGGGCTATTAGAAAATTAGCACTCCCAATGGCATTATCAATGTTATTGATTATGCTATACAACCTTGCAGACAGTATTTGGGTATCTGGTCTTGGTGCAGATGCCTTAGCAGCTATAGGATTCATAACACCATTATTTATGATAATCATAGGTCTTGGAAATGGAATTGGTGCAGGTGCAAACTCATTGATTGCAAGAGCAATCGGAGCAAAAAATAAGCAAGTGGCAAATAATGCTGCACTTCACTCAATTCTAATAAGTACAATAATAGGTATCGTAATACCGATCATATTAATTCCTTTGCTTCCTACAATCATTACAATAATGGGAGGAGCACCTACAATGAAATACGCAATGGCTTACTCCTACGTAATTTTCGGATTGATGATTGTATTTATATTCGCATCTGTAATGTCCGCAATTCTAAGATCAGAAGGTGACGTTAACAGAGCAACAATAGCGATTGCAATTACTGCAATATTGAATATAGTTTTAGATCCAATATTCATTTACTCATTAAATATGGGAATTGCTGGAGCTGCATGGGCAACAATCCTATCATCCATAATTTCCTGTATCGTGATGTTCTACTGGATGTGGATTAAAAAGGACACATACATGGATTTAGAGCTATCCAATTTCAAGGCAAGCAAATACGTGACAAAAGAGATTTTGAAAGTCGCCATACCTTCAACTGCGGAACAGCTAATTATTTCCCTTTTGGTAATGTGTATAAATGCAATGCTTGTAATTGTTTCAACAACAACACAAGTAGCAATCTATACCGCAACCATGAGAATTGTCCAAATGGCAATGATACCTCTTATGGGATTAGGAACCGCTCTTTTAACAGTGGGAGGAGCTGCTTATGGTGCTCGTAATTACAAGAAAATGAATACAAGTTTTACTTACACCATAAAAGTCGGATTCATAATATCCATAATATTGGGAGCAATCATGATAATATTTGCACCGCAACTTTCATTGTTGTTCTCATACTCTGCAGAAACAGCATATCTGACTGATAAAATCGCAGAAGTAATGAGAATAATGAGTTTGTTCCTGATATTCATGCCTTTCGGTATGGCTGGAAGTTGCATATTCCAAGGTGTAGGAAGAGGTACCACATCATTAATAATTACAGTCATACGTTCATTGATAGGTGAAGTTATACTGGCATATACATTTGGTATTGCTATGGGCCTCGGATACATGGGAATTTATTCCGGATTAATCGTAGGAAGTTTCATCGGATCAATGATAGGATTTGGATGGGCAAAACTCTTCATAAGAGAATGTAAAAAGCTTTTTGGAAAGAAAGCTGAAAACTAG
- a CDS encoding DUF2116 family Zn-ribbon domain-containing protein: MAVDPHKHCPICGTPIPLDELVCSPDCQKVWDQKIAQHKKSRLVLFGVIVVFIIVWAVMMFLK; this comes from the coding sequence ATGGCTGTAGACCCACATAAACATTGTCCAATTTGCGGAACCCCAATACCTTTAGATGAATTAGTTTGTTCTCCTGACTGTCAAAAAGTCTGGGATCAAAAAATAGCCCAACATAAAAAATCAAGACTCGTGTTATTTGGCGTAATAGTTGTCTTTATTATTGTATGGGCAGTAATGATGTTTTTAAAATAG
- the pyrH gene encoding UMP kinase — translation MKIVVAIGGSILLKEYDHAKFQEYSEILKSLSKEHELFVVVGGGRPARDYISMVRNLGAGEAQCDDIGIEVTRINARILLSALGDYAYQRIPHNFQEAAEYSAYGKIIVMGGTEPAHSTDAVSAILAEYVNADKLINLTSVDGMFDKDPNKYEDAELIKEITPDEMIELVSGKETKAGTYEIFDMTAIQMIKRSSLETIIANGFEPENLEKAINGEDIGTKIIQ, via the coding sequence ATGAAAATAGTTGTTGCAATCGGTGGATCTATTCTTTTAAAAGAATATGACCATGCAAAATTCCAGGAATATAGTGAAATATTAAAATCATTATCAAAAGAACATGAACTATTTGTAGTAGTTGGTGGAGGAAGACCTGCAAGAGACTATATAAGTATGGTTCGTAACTTAGGAGCTGGTGAAGCACAATGTGACGACATCGGAATTGAAGTTACAAGAATCAATGCAAGAATATTATTATCTGCTCTTGGAGACTATGCATACCAAAGAATACCACATAATTTCCAAGAAGCTGCAGAATACTCAGCATACGGAAAAATCATTGTTATGGGTGGAACTGAACCTGCACACAGTACAGATGCCGTATCAGCAATCCTGGCGGAATATGTAAATGCAGACAAACTCATAAACCTAACATCCGTTGATGGAATGTTTGATAAAGATCCGAACAAATACGAAGATGCAGAACTAATTAAAGAAATAACTCCTGATGAAATGATTGAACTTGTAAGTGGAAAGGAAACCAAAGCAGGAACCTATGAAATCTTTGATATGACTGCAATTCAAATGATTAAAAGATCTTCTCTTGAAACAATAATAGCTAATGGATTTGAACCTGAAAATCTTGAAAAGGCTATAAATGGAGAAGACATTGGAACTAAAATTATACAATAG
- a CDS encoding heavy metal-binding domain-containing protein has protein sequence MKSKFSKPELIKAGKAAVFIAIGTLSGILTYQFFLYFNIAIFGWNLGLLFAPLVAGYVETYLALKFLHESIGAISAFILFIVTVIYGFILFNPTLGFNVITVGSALVILQAALPTLINYILIVVILGIISYFLGFFKKITDATYYKLKKAYYHKILKKPVPVKISKKTFYNENKNCLLINKRGFYFYTTTHPLKGEVKQYFGPFVGSSAFEKRAKMVSSNFEKEDQDLLRRFKIAQYDALNNLADNIEKAGGNGVLNLKIEFELVDMAKGRFQVIAHGTAVLIK, from the coding sequence ATGAAATCAAAATTTTCAAAGCCGGAACTGATAAAAGCAGGAAAAGCAGCAGTCTTCATTGCTATCGGTACTTTAAGCGGAATTTTAACATATCAATTTTTTTTATATTTTAATATAGCTATTTTCGGTTGGAATCTTGGTTTGCTATTTGCTCCTTTAGTTGCAGGCTATGTTGAAACATATTTGGCCCTTAAATTTTTACATGAAAGCATAGGAGCGATCAGCGCATTTATACTGTTTATTGTGACAGTAATTTATGGTTTCATATTATTTAACCCTACCCTGGGATTTAATGTCATAACAGTCGGCTCCGCACTTGTAATATTGCAAGCGGCACTGCCGACATTAATAAACTACATCCTAATCGTAGTGATTTTAGGAATAATCTCCTATTTTTTAGGTTTTTTCAAGAAAATAACAGATGCAACCTATTATAAACTGAAAAAAGCATATTACCACAAGATTCTGAAAAAGCCTGTTCCAGTAAAAATAAGCAAAAAGACATTTTACAATGAAAATAAAAACTGTCTTCTTATAAATAAAAGAGGATTCTATTTCTATACAACCACCCACCCTTTAAAAGGTGAAGTTAAACAATATTTCGGTCCTTTTGTTGGAAGCAGTGCCTTTGAAAAAAGAGCGAAAATGGTTTCATCAAATTTTGAAAAAGAAGATCAGGACCTCCTCAGAAGATTTAAAATAGCCCAATATGATGCATTGAACAATCTTGCAGACAATATTGAAAAGGCAGGCGGAAACGGTGTCCTTAATTTAAAAATAGAATTTGAATTGGTTGATATGGCGAAGGGAAGATTCCAAGTGATAGCTCATGGAACTGCCGTGCTGATAAAATAA
- a CDS encoding YbjQ family protein, whose protein sequence is MLLSSTNTIDNKEIVEYKGIVTGESLIGSNVYKDLFSGVRDVVGGRTSKYEEEIEKARHIAVQSMQEKAEKLEANAIIGISISYDNLGGTMGNTILVSAYGTAVNYK, encoded by the coding sequence ATGTTACTTTCCTCCACCAATACAATCGACAACAAAGAAATAGTTGAATATAAGGGAATAGTTACAGGAGAATCATTAATAGGTTCCAATGTATACAAAGACCTATTTTCAGGAGTTCGTGACGTAGTGGGAGGAAGAACATCAAAATATGAAGAGGAAATTGAAAAAGCAAGACATATTGCAGTGCAAAGTATGCAGGAAAAAGCTGAAAAACTTGAAGCGAACGCAATAATCGGAATTTCAATTTCTTATGATAACCTGGGCGGAACCATGGGAAACACAATTCTTGTAAGTGCCTATGGAACCGCTGTGAATTATAAATAG
- a CDS encoding TatD family hydrolase, with protein MENLIDIGLNLMHSSFRKNREEIIEEAKKAGVSKFIITGTNVNSSQIASEYASKFPDTLYSTSGVHPHDAKTCNEKTLEELESIAKNPCVVAIGECGLDYNRDFSPRDVQREWFEKQIELAEKLDMPLFLHERDAHEDMYKILERHPEIAKKSVIHCFTGTKIEAENYIDLGCHIGVTGWICDMKRGKSLQKAVTAIPSDKLMIETDAPFLIPKNFDVKPKKNRNEPKYLPHILNTIAYYKGEDSEKLGEEVTKTTRKFFKI; from the coding sequence TTGGAAAATCTTATTGACATAGGCCTTAACTTAATGCACTCTTCCTTTAGAAAAAATAGGGAGGAAATAATAGAGGAAGCCAAAAAAGCAGGCGTTTCAAAATTCATTATAACAGGCACAAATGTCAATTCTAGCCAAATAGCTAGCGAATATGCATCAAAATTTCCAGATACATTATATTCCACATCAGGTGTTCATCCACATGATGCTAAAACCTGTAACGAGAAAACTCTTGAAGAACTTGAAAGTATAGCTAAAAACCCGTGCGTTGTAGCAATTGGAGAATGCGGTCTTGATTACAATAGGGATTTTTCTCCAAGGGATGTTCAAAGAGAATGGTTTGAAAAACAAATTGAATTGGCTGAAAAACTCGACATGCCATTATTTTTACATGAACGTGATGCTCATGAAGACATGTATAAAATACTAGAAAGGCATCCGGAAATAGCTAAAAAATCTGTTATCCATTGTTTTACAGGTACTAAAATTGAAGCTGAAAATTACATTGATTTAGGTTGTCATATTGGAGTTACTGGATGGATTTGTGATATGAAAAGAGGAAAATCATTGCAGAAAGCAGTTACTGCTATTCCTTCAGACAAATTAATGATTGAGACTGACGCTCCATTCCTAATACCGAAAAACTTTGATGTGAAACCTAAGAAAAATAGAAATGAACCTAAATATCTTCCACATATCCTTAATACAATAGCATATTACAAAGGGGAAGATTCAGAAAAATTAGGTGAAGAAGTTACAAAAACAACAAGAAAATTCTTTAAAATTTAA
- a CDS encoding sulfite exporter TauE/SafE family protein, with product MIIIFSIEYIIGLALIGIVAGFASGLLGVGGGFLIVPLQLFLMESIDVDPRISMLVALGTSLAIIIPTSISGAYRHSKSTSNMVKPGIKLGVFGIVGSLIGGQLASILPTDILQFIFGIFLICIAIYNFLTINKKDSESKIKFNLINAAIIGIGIGILSGLLGVGGGIFVIVALTALLGFALVDAVGISSVYICLTAVGGVISYIVSGWGVNPLPYSVGYINLINWFFIAICSVPLAYFGANVSHSLPEKRLKQVFAIILVYIGLRMLGVLP from the coding sequence GTGATTATTATTTTTTCAATTGAATATATTATAGGACTTGCATTAATAGGAATCGTAGCAGGTTTCGCATCAGGATTATTGGGTGTTGGTGGAGGATTTTTAATTGTTCCTCTTCAACTATTCCTAATGGAATCAATAGACGTGGATCCAAGAATTTCAATGCTTGTAGCTCTTGGTACAAGTCTAGCCATTATTATTCCAACTTCAATAAGTGGAGCTTATAGGCATAGCAAATCTACAAGCAACATGGTCAAACCAGGTATAAAGTTAGGTGTTTTCGGTATTGTCGGGAGTTTGATTGGAGGACAATTAGCTTCAATATTGCCTACCGACATTTTGCAGTTTATATTTGGAATATTTTTAATTTGTATAGCTATATATAACTTCCTTACAATTAATAAAAAGGACAGCGAATCCAAAATAAAGTTTAATCTAATAAATGCTGCAATAATAGGTATTGGAATAGGAATCCTTTCAGGATTGTTAGGAGTTGGTGGTGGAATATTCGTCATTGTGGCTTTAACAGCCCTTTTAGGATTTGCCTTGGTAGATGCGGTTGGAATTTCCTCAGTCTACATATGTTTAACTGCAGTAGGTGGAGTAATTTCTTATATTGTATCTGGATGGGGTGTAAATCCGCTTCCTTACTCTGTAGGGTACATAAACCTTATCAACTGGTTTTTCATAGCTATCTGTTCAGTACCTCTCGCTTACTTTGGAGCTAACGTATCTCATAGCTTGCCTGAAAAAAGATTAAAACAAGTATTTGCAATAATTTTGGTTTATATTGGACTTAGAATGTTAGGGGTTTTACCTTAA